In Paenibacillus sp. J23TS9, a single genomic region encodes these proteins:
- a CDS encoding spore germination protein has translation MSRKLRQQNKRSKEERPETQQNIPLSPELKENLQKIKDDMGNSEDLIIREVEEEHLRLQMAFVYIDGLVDTTSVSEFTIQTVLDETSMLTRSEEEPGIDELIKDFKLRAFSVGEITKSSDWEKIYAQLLSGDTILFLNGSEEVIIAGTRGGEKRSVTEPTSQTVIRGPREGFTESIRTNTSLLRRKIKSPKLWLEEMQIGEVTKTEIGIMYIQGIVSEEIVTEVRKRLSNIHIDGILESGYIEELIEDTNFTVFPTVYHSERPDVIAANLLEGRVAIMVDGTPFALVVPSTFNMFFQSAEDYYNRFDVGSLIRVLRFISFFIGLLLPSLYVAIITFHQEMIPTPWLIKLAVQREGVPFPAFVEAVIMEMVFEILREAGVRMPRTVGNTISIVGGLVLGQAAVEAGIVSPAVVIVVSLTAIASFVSPAYNIGITARILRFLFLFASSFMGIFGMACLLLIMLLHLCSLKSVNVPYMAPYGPSILSDMKDTFIRVPMNLMKTRPKMLSKNNPVRFRKDNDVLHRETMTENTADVSSPKGQPSDSTVEHNKRDSGPSEQPKE, from the coding sequence ATGTCCAGGAAGTTACGGCAGCAAAACAAACGATCGAAAGAGGAGCGCCCAGAAACTCAGCAAAACATCCCCCTCTCGCCGGAATTGAAGGAAAACCTGCAAAAAATCAAGGACGATATGGGGAATAGCGAGGATCTGATTATCCGGGAAGTGGAAGAAGAGCATCTAAGGCTTCAAATGGCCTTTGTTTATATAGATGGACTGGTGGATACAACCTCAGTATCAGAGTTCACGATTCAAACGGTACTGGATGAGACCAGCATGCTGACCAGGTCTGAGGAAGAGCCAGGCATTGATGAGCTTATCAAGGATTTTAAGCTAAGGGCATTTTCTGTTGGCGAGATCACGAAAAGCTCTGATTGGGAAAAAATCTATGCGCAGCTTCTCTCAGGCGATACGATTCTTTTTTTGAATGGAAGTGAAGAGGTCATTATCGCGGGTACCCGGGGCGGCGAAAAGCGCTCCGTAACCGAACCTACCTCCCAGACGGTCATCCGCGGACCAAGAGAAGGTTTTACGGAATCGATCCGAACCAATACATCCCTGCTGCGCCGGAAGATCAAGAGCCCCAAACTGTGGCTTGAGGAGATGCAAATCGGTGAAGTGACGAAAACAGAAATTGGCATCATGTATATTCAGGGCATCGTTTCCGAGGAGATTGTAACAGAGGTCCGGAAGCGTCTGTCCAACATTCATATCGATGGCATCCTTGAATCCGGCTATATCGAAGAACTGATTGAGGACACGAATTTCACCGTCTTTCCTACGGTATATCATAGCGAACGCCCTGATGTGATTGCTGCGAATTTACTGGAGGGCCGGGTTGCGATTATGGTGGACGGCACGCCTTTTGCACTGGTTGTACCGAGCACATTTAATATGTTTTTTCAATCTGCAGAGGATTACTATAACCGGTTTGATGTCGGAAGCCTGATCCGGGTGCTCCGTTTCATTTCTTTTTTCATCGGACTTCTCCTGCCATCTTTATATGTGGCGATCATTACATTCCATCAGGAGATGATCCCGACCCCATGGTTGATTAAGCTGGCTGTACAGAGGGAGGGGGTTCCATTCCCCGCATTTGTAGAGGCCGTTATTATGGAGATGGTGTTCGAAATTCTCCGTGAAGCGGGAGTGCGGATGCCAAGAACCGTCGGTAATACGATCTCCATCGTTGGTGGTCTGGTACTCGGTCAAGCCGCTGTTGAGGCAGGGATTGTATCCCCTGCGGTCGTTATTGTTGTCTCCCTGACAGCGATTGCCAGCTTCGTATCACCTGCATATAACATCGGAATCACAGCAAGAATTCTGCGGTTCCTGTTTTTATTTGCTTCATCTTTCATGGGTATTTTTGGCATGGCTTGTTTACTGCTGATTATGCTGCTGCATTTATGCAGTCTAAAATCCGTGAACGTGCCATACATGGCTCCATATGGACCTTCGATTCTCTCAGACATGAAGGATACATTTATTCGTGTTCCCATGAATTTAATGAAAACCAGACCTAAAATGCTCAGTAAAAATAACCCAGTCCGATTCCGTAAAGATAACGACGTGCTGCATCGTGAGACAATGACGGAGAATACCGCAGATGTATCCTCTCCCAAGGGTCAGCCTTCTGATTCGACTGTTGAACACAATAAGAGGGACTCTGGACCATCCGAGCAACCAAAGGAGTGA